In Kiloniellales bacterium, the genomic window CTCCAACCCCTTCGGGCTGATCTCGGACAGTGCCAAGGAGCGCGGCGACAACTCCGGGGCGGGCGGTCTCGGCTTCGACTTCTTCCGCGGCGAGGAGATCGCCTTCTTCGGCGGGATCGAATACCTTGCGCCGGTCGACGGCCTCAGGTTCAAGCTGGAGTACGACAGCAACAGCTACCAGGACGAGCCCCTCGGCAACGAGTTCGACGTCGCTCTTCCGCTGAACTTCGCCGTGGAATACGAGGTCTTTCCCTGGTGGCGGCTCTCCGCCGGCCTCGAGCGCGGCAACCAGTTCATGGTGCGCACCAGCCTTAGCGCCAATCTCATGACCGACAAAGGACTCCCGAAGTTCGACCGGCCGGCGCCCAAGGTGGAGCCGCGGCAGGTCGACGTGGTCGGCATGGATGGCCCGGTCGCCGCCCAACAGGCGATGCTGACCATGCCCGAGGCCGTCGACCGGACGCTCACCGTGGAGCGCCTCTTCAAGGATTTCGAGAAGCTCGGCGTCACCGTGTCCGACATCGAGTACGAGGATGCCGACGCGATCCTCCGGGTCCCGGTCGAGGCGCCGCGACCCAGCGCCTCGGCGCTGGCGACGGCCGCCCTGCAGGTCATCCGGGCCGAGCTGAACGGCCCGGTCGAGCGGGTCCGAATCGTCGCGACACGCGAGGACGAGGACTATTGGGAGATCGTGCTCGACAAGGACGAGCTCCTGCGCTCGGTGAGCCTGACCGGAAGCCCCATCGCGCTGGTCGAGCCGCCGGATCCCACGTGGCTCGGTCTCTTCCCGGAGCCGGAGCCGACAACGGCCGCCTTTTTCGAGGACGCCGAGCCGGCCGACCCGAAGGAGCAGCTGCGCCGCGTGGCCGAGCAGGTCTTCGCGGAACTGGAGCGGCAAGGCTTCGAGGGCGAGCGCTTCGACATGCAGGGGTCACGGGCGACCGTGCACTTCTCCCAGGACCGCTACCGCAATCCGGCGCGCGCGGTGGGCCGCGGCGCTCGGGCCGTCGCCGCCCATGTGCCGCGGCACATCGAGGAAATCAGCGTGGTCCTGACCGAACTGGGCGTGCCGGTCAGCCAGATCACGATCATGCGCAGGGACCTCGAGAATGCCCTCCAGGACAAGGGCAGCACGGAGGAGATCTGGCAGAACGCCGTGGTCGAGGCGCCTTCGCTCGAGGGCGGCGAACAGGGAATCGAGAACGAGGACAGCTTCCCGCGCTTCACGTGGTCGCTGATGCCGCGCATGCGGCAGCAGATCGGCGGGCCGGACAACTTCTTCTTCTTCCAGTTCTACGGCCGGGCCTCGGCACAGGTCCAGCTCAGCCAGGGCCTCACCGTCAGCGGTGCCGTGGCGAAGGACATCTACAACAACTACGACGACCTCAAGCTCAAATCCGACAGCCGCCTGCATCGGGTGCGCAGCGACATCGCCCGCTATCTCCGGGAGAGCGACGTCTGGATCGACGACCTTCATCTCGACTACATCACGAAGCTGGCGCCCGAAGTCTATGGCCGCGCTTCGGTCGGTATCTTCGAGCTGATGTTCGCCGGGGTCGGCGGCGAGGTGCTCTACCGGCCCCAGGGCAAGCGCTGGGCGGTCGGGGTCGACGTCAACTACGTCAAGCAGCGTGACTTCGACGGCCTCTTCGGCCTCCAGAACTACGACGTGGTGACCGGTCACGTCAGCTACTATCACCGCTTGCCGTGGTACGAGATCCTGGCGACCGTGCGCGCGGGGCGCTACCTGGCCAAGGACTGGGGCGCCACTCTCGAGCTGTCGAGGACCTTCAACAACGGCGTCACCTTCGGCGTCTTCGCGACCAAGACGGACGTCTCGGCCGACAAGTTCGGCGAAGGTAAGTTTGACAAAGGCTTCTTCGTTTCGATTCCCCTCGACCTCTTCTTCACCCGCCACAGTCGCCGGTACAGCGGCCTGACCTATCGCCCGGTGACCCGCGACGGCGGCCAGCGCCTGGACATTCCCAAGCAGCTCTACGGCTTCACCGAGCCCAGCAGCGATCGCGAGGTCCTGCGCGGATGGAAGGAGTTGCTGGAGTAGCGGCGAGAGGCGGGGGCCGCACGGCAAGAAGCGACAATCGGTCGCGGGCGGAATCCGGTAGACTGTGCCTTTCGGCCCTCTGGATTGCGCGCATGTTCACGCATTTCACCCTCGGCACCAACGACCGGCCGCGCGCCGAGGCCTTCTACGCGGCGGTCACGCCGCCGCTCGGGCTGAAGCTGGTCAAGTCGGTCGAGGCCTTCTTCGCCTACGGAGTTGAAGAGCAGGCACCGCCTTTGTTGGTGATCAATCCGCCCTTCGACTCCTTGCCCGCGACCTGGAGCAACGGCTTCCACATCGCCCTGCTCGCCCGGGACGCCGCCGCGGTGCAGGCCTTTCATGCGGCGGCGCTGGCGGCCGGCGGCCATGACGAGGGCGCGCCCGGGCTACGGCCGGCCTACGCGGCGGACTACTATGCCGCCTACGTCCGCGATCCCGACGGGAACAAGCTCCAGGCGGTCCACTACCGGAATGGCCGCAAGGCCGGCCCCTGCGGCGAGGTCGTCTCGCACATCACCCTGGGCAGTAACGACCTGGAGCGCTCGAGGGGCTTCTACCAAGGTCTTCTGTCCGTCCTGGGCGTCCAGCGCCTGTCGGCGGAGGAAACCCCGGGCGAAGACCTCGCCTTCGGCCTGCCGGGGACGCGCCTGCCGATCGTGTTCATACAGAAGCCCTTCGACGGCCGTCCGGCCACCTGGGGTAACGGCGCGCACGTCTCCTTCGACGCCCCGAGCCATGCCGCCGTCCGCGCCTTCCACGAGGCGGCCCTGGCCCTGGGCGGCAGCGACGAGGGCGCGCCCGGCTTGCGGCCCAGGTACCACGCCGCCTACTACGCCGCCTACGTCCGCGATCCCGACGGGAACAAACTGCAGGCCTATTGCCGCAAGTCCGAATAGCTGCGCCGTCAGGTCTCACGTTTTCAACGGCTTGGCCGACCGGCCCCCAACTGTCCCGTCGAACCGGCCGCTAAGCCGCAGGAATTTTGAGGACATTTCGGGGCCGGCCTCAGGAGCGCCGCACGGGTGCGGGAAACCTGGCTTCGAGGGCGTTTCCTCGCCTCTTTAGGGCTTGCGCCATCGCGCTTCGAGCCCCACGTTCGCCGAGGAAGCTCATGGTCCGGAAGGGACCCGGAATGGATGCCTCGAAGCGGCCCCGGTTCGCCATTTTCTTTGCGCCCTCGAAGCTGGATCCGCTTTGGGCCCTTGGGGCGGCATGGCTCGGTCGCGACGCCCGGAGTGGCTATGCGGTCGCCCGACCGGACCTGCCCGGGGGCTCAGCGGAACGTCTGGCGGCGGTCACCGAAGCTCCCGCATTCTATGGCTTTCACGCCACTCTGAAAGCGCCCTTCTTTCTTAAGAAGGGCCTGTCTCTGGGCGCTTTGGAGGAACGCTGCGGCCGGATTGCCGCCGAGATGGAGGCGGTGCCGGCCGTTGTGCTGGAGGTGTCCGAGCTAGACCGCTTCCTGGCTCTGAGGCCACCGACCCGCTCGGTGGCACTGCACAGCCTGGCGGCCACCTGCGTCGAATCCTTCGACGACCTGCGCGAGCCGCTGAACCCCGAGGTACGCCAGCGCTATATGGAACCGGGGCTGACCGAGGTGCAGGCGGCGCTCCTGGACCGCTGGGGCTATCCTTACGTCATGGAAGAGTTCCGCTTCCACATCACGCTCACGTCGCGGCTCTCCGAGCCCGAGCGCGCCGAAGTCGGGTCCTGGGCCCGCGATCACTTCGGTCCCGCCCTGGTGTCGGCGGTGACGGTGGACGGCATTTCGCTTTTCGCGCAGCCGGACGGGGGCGCCCCGTTTCGGGAGATCGGCCGCTACCCCCTGGGCGCCCGCTAAGTCGCTCGAGGATCCGGACTCACGCTCTTCATCGGGCCCTTGTCGGGGGCCCTTTGCCATGGCGGGGGGCTTTCATAAGCCGCCGCGTCTGCTGGCATCAAGGCGGCGCCTTGCCTAAGCTGGCCCTCGGCGGCGGTAGCATCGAGACGAGGAGGCAGGCAATGGACCCGGTGGAACACCTGATGCAGGTCTTTGCCACGGAGGGGTCGCAGCGCTACGGCGGCGAAGAGGTCTCGCAGCTGGAGCACGCGCTGCAATGCGCCGTCTGGGCCCAGGCCGCGGATGCCGAGGCCGGGCTGGTGGCGGCCGCGTTGCTCCACGATGTCGGTCACCTGATCGGCCGAGAACCGGAGGAAGACGGGGCCGAGGCCGTGGACGGCCGGCATGAGGAACGCGGCGCCGACCTGCTCGCCGCGTGGTTTCCGCGCGAGGTGACGGAGCCGGTGCGCCTTCACGTGGCGGCCAAGCGCTTTCTCTGCTCGAGCGATCCGGCCTACTTTGACCGCCTTTCGGAGGAGTCTAGGCGTAGCCTGGAACTGCAAGGCGGCGCCTTCAACGAGCGCGAGGCGGCGTCTTTCATCGCCCGGCCATTCGCCGACTCGGCCGTCAGATTGCGCCGTTGGGACGAGGCGGCCAAGGTGCCAGGCGCCGCGACGCCCGCCCTGGACAGCTTTCGGCCGCTGCTTGCCTCTCTGATCAGCCAGGGCGGCGACGCCTGACCTCGTCGCGGCGTGCAAAAGGCGGAGCGCGCGGACGAGGCAAGGCCGGGATTCGCCCTCTCGTCTATATCACCTAAAAGATACTTCTTCGGAGTCTGTGAAGGAATCTCCATAACCTGCTGCTTGACAATGATATTCCCTATGAGGATCATGAACCAAGCAACCTAGGGTAGCGGTTCCTGGTTGTTTGGCTGGCTGGCAGGGGCGAAGACGGTGCGGCCCGTCTTCGCGATACGGGGTGCGAACGCCTAGACTGCTCATCATCGACGACATGCCGGTGTTCTCCGCCTATGTCCGTGACGTCGCGGTGGGGCTGGACTTCGATGTCCGGGTCGCCCGAAACGCGGAGGACTTCCGGGCGCTGCATCGGGAGTTTCTTCCCGATGTCGTCAGCCTGGATATGGTCATGCCCGACGGCGACGGCCTGCAGCTGCTCAACTGGCTCTGCGGCCAGGAGTCACGGGCCTGCGTACTGATCCTGAGCGGCTACGGGTCGAGCTTCATCGATGCGGCCAAGCGCTTGGCCGAGGCCAAGGGCCATCGCCGGGTCGAGGCCCTGCGCAAGCCGATCGACGTGGTCGCGCTGCAGTCGGCCTTGATGTCCCTGGCCGCCTAGTCGCAGGTCCCGCTCCGGGTCCCGGGCCCCTCGCGGCGTGAATTCCTCTCCACTCCGGCACTCTCGGTTTTTCGCCGGCCCTCAAAAAGGTAGAATATCGCCGCGAATCGCGAGCCAGGCGGCTGGGGAAGGGGGGCTTCCCGTCAGCCCGCGGCCGGGATGGACGTGTGGTCCCTCCGGTCTCGACCGACCATCGGACAGCTTCGCGAGACGGCGCCCCAGACCCTTGGGCGGCCGGAGTCTGGGACCGAGGAGCGACGAAGCGCGCCCTGGGACCGGAAAAGGCCGGAGTGAAGGATGGATGACGCTTTGACTTGGGGAGATCTGATCGCCGCCCTTCAGGAAGTTGCCTCGGGCGACCGCAAGCTCGATGCCCTGGTCGCCTATCACTGCGGCGCGGTGGGGCGGGATACGCATCAGATGGTGCGCCTCCTGATCGACGAGGGATCTTCCTGGGATCTGGTCTTCGAGCTGATGGAAGGCGAAATTCCAGCTTTCACCACTTCGCTGGACGCTGCGGTCCCGGGTGAGAACATCGTCTGTGCGATTTTCTCGACCAAGTACCAGCGCTGGGCCGCGGTGCATCGTGGCGAAGACGGCGCAGAGATCCTCGCCTGGGCAGCCAACGAGGTTCTGGCGCGTCGGGTCGCGGGCCTGCGGGCCACCCGCGAGCAGGCCGAGGCCGCGAAGCAGCGGCCGGAGCTTCCGGGACCCGAAGCCCGCCCACAGCCGACGGCGCCGAGACGGTCCGATTTCCACCTGCCGGAGCTGGGCGCGGCCGACGAGGAGGAGTGGAAGATCCTCTTCTGAGCAGGTTGGTGGGGGATCTCGACCGGGGGGCAAGCGGGAATCGTGGACGGATCGCCTCTGATACCGGACGAAGAGGGCCGGCGGCCCTACGCCCTGGTCCTGGGCAACGAGAAGGGCGGCTCAGGCAAGTCGACCACGGCGATGCATGTCGTCGTGGCCCTTTTGCGCCTGGGCTACCAGGTCGGCAGCATCGACCTCGACGCCCGGCAGGGCAGCCTCTCGCGCTATCTCGAGCACCGTCAGCGCCAGGCCGAGCAGACCGGGCTGGACCTGCCGCTGCCGAACCATCATCGGGTCTTCGGCAGCGAAGAGGCCAGCCGCCGCAAGGCCGAGGCCCAGGAGCGCGATAGCCTGCGGACCGCCTTCGCGACTCTCTCAGGCTGCGATTTCATGGTCATCGACACGCCTGGCAGCGACAGCTATCTGTCGCGGCTCGGTCACCTCAATGCCGATACGCTGATCACGCCGATCAATGATTCCTTTCTCGATCTCGATGTGATCGCCGAGATCGACCGTGAGCGACGGGAAGTGCTGGGCCCCAGCGTCTACAGCCAGATGGTCTGGCAGCAGAACAACCAGCGAGTCGTGAACGGCCGCAGGCCGATCGACTGGGTGGTCATGCGCAACCGATTGAGCCATATCGAGCCGCGCAACAAGCGCGATATCGGGATCCTGCTGGAGAAGCTCGGCCAGCGCATCGGCTTCCGCCTGGCGCCCGGCTTCGGCGAAAGGGTGATCTATCGCGAGCTCTTCTTGAAGGGCATGACCGTGCTCGACCTGCCGGCGGGCGAGGGCGCGGAGATGGTCAACAGCCACCTGGCCGCGCGGCGCGAAGTCGGCGACCTGCTGCGCAGCATCGGCCTGCTTCAGGATCAAGAGGCCTGAGACCGCGGGCCCGGCGCGGGCGAAGCCTCGTCAGGACTGGTGCCGGCTGATGCGGGTGCGCGGCGGCGCGCCCTCGTCGGCGTCCCTGAGCTTGACGACCAGGCACTCCTGCCTCTGCCGGCGGAACGCGGCGCAGAAGCGGCGGGCCGCCACCAGGGTCTCGAAGCTGCCGGTGCGGACCCGGAACACAGCCCCGCGGCCTTCCAGGTCGGCTTCCTGGACCGTCAAGTCCCTCTTTGCCAACAGTTCGGGATGGGCCTTGCGCAGCTTCCGCCATTCGGAGGCGGCGCCCTCGGCGCTGTCTGCCGAGGCGAGCTGGACCACGTAGGGCGGCATGTCTTCGCCCGGGGAGACGGCAGTACCGGCCGCCGGCTTTTGCGGCGGCAAGGGGATTGCAACGGGGGCCTGTGCGGACTTGGAGCCGGCCTCCGGCTTCCGCAGCCGGCCTTCCTGGTCGCGCGGCGGCCGGTCACCGGCACCACCTCCCGGATCGCCTGCCGCTGGCGCCTCGCTTTCGGAGCCCGCCGGGCCCGGCAGGGTCACCGTTCCCTCCACGGTCTTCACGACCAGACCGAACTCGTGCGGCCCCCCGCCCAGGGGCTCTTCCGGCAGCAGCACCCATTGGCCGAAGGCGTCGGCCCGGGCGACGCCGATCGGAGCTCCGTTGTGCAGGACGATCAGCTCGGCTCCGGGCGCCGCCAAGCCGGCGATGACGGCCGAACCGTCTTCCTCGACCCGCACCACGTCGACTCGAGGCGCGGGAACCCCGGGTCCGGTCCCGGACGGCGGCTGATCCTCCGTCATGACCGCCTCCTTGCCCTCCGCACCCCCGAGGACGCGCCGCGATTCAGCGGGCGCCTGGTCGCTGCCCTCTACCGGAGCCGTGGGTTCGCCGGCCGCCTTGGCGCGATCGTCGCTGCCGGAGACAACGGGCTCTGCCAGGTCCGGCGAGGAGCCGGGCATCGCTGCGTACCAGCCGGCGAGAATACCTCCGGCCAGGAGCAGGAGGGCGGCCGAGACCCTGGCACGGGGCGTCCAGCTGGCCGGCCGCCAGAGCGTCGCGACCTGCCCCGTCCTCTCCTTGACTTGAGCCTGGGCCGGCAAGGTAATCGGCTCCCAGTCCTGGGACGATTCGCTGTCCGGCGTCTCGATCTCCGGCGTCTCCGCGGGCGCGGCTGGATCGGCGGCCGCCTCCGCGGTCTCCGCCGTCTCGGCGGGCGCAGCCGCCTGGCCTTGGGCGCAACGGAGGATCTCGTCGAAACTTTCGGAGACCTCGTCAAGCAGGCGGAACTTCAGGATGCTGGCCGCCGGGGCCGCCTCCGTTTTCGCGCCGGTCTTGGCTTTGGACTTGGTCCGCTTTTTGCCGTCGCCGGGCTCCTCGGCGGCTGCGGCGCTTTCCTCGACCTCGCCGTTGCGGCCCTCGGCCAAGGGGCCAAGGCTCGGGCCCGGCGCTTCGCCCCGGATCGCATCGGCCTTCGCGTCGTCGGGGCCGGGCGCAGCCTCGGTTTCCGTGGCTTCGAGGGCGACCACCTCGGCCTTGTCCTTGCGCCTGTCACCGGCCGGGGCGGCGCGGCCCTTGCGGGCGAAGAGGTCGTCCGGGAAGAGCTCGAGATTCTGTGAGGTCATCGCTTGGCCGTTCCCGGGCTATTCGGCGGCGAAGATCGCCGTGGATTGACTGCGTCTCGGCAGGGGCGGGAGTTCGAGCTTCGGCGCTTCGCCCTCGAGGCGGTCCGCCAGGTAGCCCCACAGCTCTGCGATCTCGCCTGCGGCCCGCTGGGCGCCGGGCAGTTCCATCACGGTCCGGCCGTCGACCATGCTGGCCGCAAAGTCGACCCGCTGGTGAACGATCGAGGGCGCGAGCGGGCCGTGCTGCGACAGCACCTGGATCGCCTCGTTGGTGATCTTGGCCCGCGGCGCGGCACCGTTGATGACAAAGATCAACGGCTTGCCAAGGTGCTCGACGAGCTGGACCGTGGCCCCGATCGAACGCAGATCGTGCGGGCTGGGCCGGCTTGGGATCAGCACCAGGTCGGCGCAGCGGATGACTTCTCCGACCGCGGTGTCGAGCGACGGCGGCGTGTCGATGAACAGCAGCTTGATCTGACGCTCGCGCAAGCGTCCGACCGCGTCCGACAGCTCATCCAGGCTGGTCTGGACGTAGTAGGGCGTCTCGCGTGTCCTCAGGTTCCACCACTTGGCCAGGCTGCCCTGCGGATCGACGTCGATCAGGACGACCGGCCCGGCGCCAGCGAGCTCGGCCTGCACGGCCAAATGCCCCGCAAGCGTGGTCTTGCCAGAGCCGCCCTTTCGGGAGGCAATCGCCACGACCTTCATCGCCAAGTTCTCCCACTCCCCAGGCCGCCCTTTCGGTCCGGGCAGTTCAATAGTCGCGCCCGCAGCCTGAAACACAAATACCAGATATACGTCCCCGCGAAACGCACCCTACTATATCGAGTGGGAGAGCGGAAGACCGTCAGGGTTAATTTTTCGGAGAACAAAAGTCTCCAGCAAGAAAGAGAACCTATTTCAAAGTATTGCAGTGTTTCTTCGCAGTGACTTGGCAGGAAAACCGACGCTCTCTAACTTGCAACAGAAGGCCGTGCCTCGAAGTGGGTCGCGATGTGTGGTTTGCCGAGCGATCCGGGGCCCAGCCTGGGTTTTCAGGCTTCGCGAATCATCCAGACGCGGTGAGTGACGCCGTCGCCACAGCCGCGCACGAGGCTAGATTTGGTGAGAAGATCAGTCTCTAAAATATTTCTATAGAATATTTTTTGCCTCAGCGGCGCGAGAAATAGTCAATGGGCTCCGCCGCCGGCAAGTTCCGAAGGCGGATCTCAATCACTACCAATCGACCCAGTCGACGGTGCGGAGAAAGGCGTCGTCGCCGCCCGGTTCCTCGATACACTCCTCGGAGCGCGGTGCTGGTTCCAAAGCCTCGTTGCCGGCCGACTCGGCCTCGGATGCGAGTATCTTCTGTGCCCAGGACGCCGTCGCCTTGGACAGCGTCGAGGGCCCTGCGGCCAGGGCGTCAGCCCAGCCGTCGCCGGCGGAGGGCAGCAGAGCGCCCGCTTCGCTGATCACCAGGAGGTCGTTGGCCTCGTCCAGGACCACCGTTCCATTCTGCCGTCCCGCCTCGCGCGCGGCTGGCGCCGTGGCTTTCTCGGGCTCAGGCAAGGCTCGTGTCGTCGGATCGGACTCCGAGCCGCTGCCGCCTTGCCAATCCGTGGAAGCCAAAGGTCTTGGCGATTGGGGCGCCACCGCCATGTCGGTGCCTGCACCCACCGCTGGCGCGATCTTCTGAACCCCCTGCGCCAAGCGAATTCTCCCCCTAGCAAAATCCGGTCCAACAGAGCCTCAGGCCGGCCTTACCGTCTTGGCCTAAGACAGACGTCAAGATCTGAAAAAATCACTGTCTTATTTATTATGACCTTAGTCTGATTAAAGATTTGCTTATTTGAGGATTTATATTTGCTCGCGCAAAGTAAAAGCTTGAAGTCGTCGTGCCGTTTTTGTCAGCAATAGGAGATGTTTTGAGGGTGCAGCCGCCCTGCCGCATCGGGTACGGCATGGTAAGGCGGTCGCATTGGGGGCAAATCGCGGGGAGGGCTGTTTCGGCGGGGCTGCGGAGGAGGGAGGTGGCCCCGAAGCCGGCCTCCGCCCCGCTTACCATTCGATCCGTTCGATCCCCTCGAAGGTCACCTCGGAACCGTCTGCGAGGGTGATGGTGCCGGCGGCGTCCTCCGAGAGGTCGAGGAAGTCGGCGCCGCTGGATTCGACGGTGCCCTGGTCGATGACGTAGGTCCAGCCGGCCGTGGGCGTGCCGCCCGAGGCGTTCTCGAGCTGGATCACGTCGGTCCAGCCGCCCTGGCCGCCCGAGACAAGGTCGTTGCCGTTGCCCTCTGCGAAGATGAAGAGATCGCTGCCGCCTTCGCCGTAGAGCCGATCGTTGCTGGCGCCGCCGTCCAGGGTATCGTTGCCCTCGCCACCGAAGATCGAATCGACGCCGCTGCCGCCGTCCAGGCTGTCGTCGCCGGCCCCACCCTGGAGCAGGTCGTTGTCGAGGCCCCCGTTCAGGCTGTCGTCGCCGTCGCCGCCCAGCAGGACGTCGGCTCCGCTGCCGCCATTCAGGATGTCGTCGCTGCTACCGCCGAAGAGGGTGTCGGCGCCGGCGTTGCCCGAGAGCGTGTCGTCGCCGGCGCCGCCGTAGATCGTGTTGTCGCCGGCGTCGCCGCTGAGGATGTCGTTGCTCGAGAGGCCGAGGCTGTCCAGGTTCTCGTCGTTGGCGACGATGTCGATCGTCAGAGTATCCGTGGTGGTGGCGGAATCGCCGTTGGCGGCTTCGGTCGACGTTGCCGTCACGCTGAGGTCAACGTTGCCGGCAAAGCCCTCAGGCGAGGTCATGGTCAGGTCGGCGAGCTCAGCGGGCGTGACTTCTGCGACCCCGTCGATGACCGTCACGGGCGAACCGCCACTCTCCAGCAGAAAGCCTTCTGGGATGCCGGCGATCTCGATCGGATCGAGGCTCTCCGAGCCGTCGGTGTCGGTCAGGACGACCGAGATCAGGCTGGAGAGGTCGATGGGATCGCCGGCGGCCGTGCCGCTGGACTCGGCGAGCTGAATATCGTCGACATAGGCGCCGCGGCCGTAGGGATGAACGGCGCCGACGTCCTCCATGATCAGCTGAATGTCGCCACCGGTGCCGAGGAAGCTCACCGAGTACCCGGTCCAAGTCAACTGGGAGACCGTGTTGCCGTCCCAGTCGACGGCCAGTGTCTTGAGCGTCGTGCCGGTGCTGACGTCGACCACCCGGACCTGGAAGTCCATGTAAGATTCGAATCCGGGCCGCGGCGAGACCTGGAAGGAGAGCTCGTAGGGCGTGTCCATCGTCGTCGAGATGGTGCGCTCGATGCTGCCGGCGTCTGGGAAGCTGCCGGCGCTCTGGTTATTGATCTCGATGAACATGTCGCCGTCGGCGGCGCTGCCGGCCACGTCGTTCTCGTGCCAGAACTCGATCTGATGACCGGCCGAAGGACTCCAGCCGTCGACGGTGCCCGGGTCGAAGCCGCTGCCGCTCGCGCCGATCTCGAAGGTCGACTGGAAGACCGAGTTGTCAGCGACGGCATCGGTAACCGTCAGGGCGGGCGCGTCGGCGACGGCGTCGACCGTGATGCTCATGGTCGCCGGCGCGCTGCTGAAGTGTCCGCCGTCGCTGACCCGGAAGGTGAAGCTCGGATCGGCATCGGAGTCGGCCGCCGGCTGGAAGGTCAGGTTGCCGGCATTGATGTCGGCGGCAGCGATCCGGTCGCCCGCGCCAACGGCCACCCCGTTCAGCAGCAGGCTGCCTTCCGAGGGCAGGGTCGAGACCTCGACCTCGACGATGGCGTCGCCCTCGGCGTCGCTGTAGCCGAAGTCGGAGAGACCGAAGGTCACCGTCGTGTCCTCGTCGGTCGACACGGTGCTGTCGTTGCTGACCGGCGGCTCGTTGAGGTAGGAGACGGTGACGTCGATGGTCTGGACGGCATCGGCCGTGTCGCTGCCGTCGGTGGCGGTCGCGGTCACGGTCAGTTGGAAGCTGCCGCCGAAGTCCTCGGGCGGGAAGAGAGTCAGCCCGGGCAGGTCGGCCGGATCGACCGTCCAGGAGCCGTCGCCATTGTTGGTGCCGGCCGAGAGCGCGGCACCCGTCGGGACTCCGGAGATCACCACGGTGAGGCTCTCGGAGCCGTCGGTGTCGACCAGCGAAGAGGCGATGTCGAGCTCGACGAAGTCGGGATCGATGATGTCGCTGCCGATGACCGTGGTGGTGGTATCCAGGGTCAGGTCGACGTTGTCGAAGCGGATCTCCGTGGTCTCGTCGTTGTAGGTCTTGAGGTTGTTGTAGCCGCCGAGGGTCAGGGTGTACGTGCCCGGCGCTAGGGTGCCGAGGTCGAGGGTGGCGGTCTGCCAGCCGGTGTCGCCGCCGCCGTTCAGCTGGGTGATGTAGTCGTTGCCGCCCTGACCGATCAGGGTGCCGTCGAGGCTGGCGAGGACCTGGCTGAACTCGTTGCTTTCGTAGGGATCGGTCTGGATCATGCGGTAGCTGAAGGTGACCGTGCCGCTCGAGCTTTCGGTGACCGTGAAGCTGGTCGAGAAGCCTCCCGACATGCCGTTGATGTCGGCGTTGTCGATGCCGCCCAGGATCATCGAGAGACCGCCGCCGCTTTGCCCGGCGCCGGCGCTCCAGCCGCCGTCGGCATAGCTCGGCGCGCTGGTGCCGCGGAAGCTGTCGTCGGCATAGGTGAAGCCGCCGGCGTCCGAGCCGAAGCCCTCGTTGACCGGGTTCTCCTGAACCGGGGCGGTGGCCGAGAAGTCGAGGGTGAAGCTGCTGGCATCGCCGGCCGGCGGCTCGACGATGAGGTTGGCCAGCTCGCCCGATCCGAGGGTCCAGGTGCCGTCGCCGTTGTCGGTGCCGGCCGAGAGCGTGGCCCCGCTTGGCACGTTGGAGACGGTGACGACCAGCCCCGGGTTGCCGTCGAGGGCCAGGATCGAGGCCGGGATGTTGACCTGGGCCGAGCCGTCCTCGGTGCCCGAGGCGGTGCTGGTGACCGTCAGGTTCGGGGTGTCGGCCACAGGATCGACCGTGACGTCGATGGTCTGCGGGCCCGAGGTCTCGACCGTGGAACCGTCGTCGGAGGACGCGGTCACGGTGAGCTGGAAATCGGCGTCGCTGTGCAGCGGCGGGGTGATGGTCAGACCGCTGGTCTGGCCCGGGGTCAAGGTCCAGGTGCCGTCGCCGTTGTCAGTGCCGGCCGAGAGCATCGCGCCGCTCGGCACACCGGAGATCAGCACGGACTGAGCCGCCCCCGGCTCGAGGTTGCCGAGCGTGATGCTGAGCGGGA contains:
- a CDS encoding YjbH domain-containing protein, whose amino-acid sequence is MLSNAEYLEYTPSISDFGTTGLIQMPNARFHPEGELHLGVSHVDPYTRGFFTLQIFDWLEGTFRYTDVSNRRYSNSREFSGSQSYKDRSVDLKILMLEETKHFPQIAVGLRDIGGTDLFGSEFLVASRRYYNWDFTLGVAWGNAGSRGHVSNPFGLISDSAKERGDNSGAGGLGFDFFRGEEIAFFGGIEYLAPVDGLRFKLEYDSNSYQDEPLGNEFDVALPLNFAVEYEVFPWWRLSAGLERGNQFMVRTSLSANLMTDKGLPKFDRPAPKVEPRQVDVVGMDGPVAAQQAMLTMPEAVDRTLTVERLFKDFEKLGVTVSDIEYEDADAILRVPVEAPRPSASALATAALQVIRAELNGPVERVRIVATREDEDYWEIVLDKDELLRSVSLTGSPIALVEPPDPTWLGLFPEPEPTTAAFFEDAEPADPKEQLRRVAEQVFAELERQGFEGERFDMQGSRATVHFSQDRYRNPARAVGRGARAVAAHVPRHIEEISVVLTELGVPVSQITIMRRDLENALQDKGSTEEIWQNAVVEAPSLEGGEQGIENEDSFPRFTWSLMPRMRQQIGGPDNFFFFQFYGRASAQVQLSQGLTVSGAVAKDIYNNYDDLKLKSDSRLHRVRSDIARYLRESDVWIDDLHLDYITKLAPEVYGRASVGIFELMFAGVGGEVLYRPQGKRWAVGVDVNYVKQRDFDGLFGLQNYDVVTGHVSYYHRLPWYEILATVRAGRYLAKDWGATLELSRTFNNGVTFGVFATKTDVSADKFGEGKFDKGFFVSIPLDLFFTRHSRRYSGLTYRPVTRDGGQRLDIPKQLYGFTEPSSDREVLRGWKELLE
- a CDS encoding VOC family protein, which gives rise to MFTHFTLGTNDRPRAEAFYAAVTPPLGLKLVKSVEAFFAYGVEEQAPPLLVINPPFDSLPATWSNGFHIALLARDAAAVQAFHAAALAAGGHDEGAPGLRPAYAADYYAAYVRDPDGNKLQAVHYRNGRKAGPCGEVVSHITLGSNDLERSRGFYQGLLSVLGVQRLSAEETPGEDLAFGLPGTRLPIVFIQKPFDGRPATWGNGAHVSFDAPSHAAVRAFHEAALALGGSDEGAPGLRPRYHAAYYAAYVRDPDGNKLQAYCRKSE
- a CDS encoding DUF1045 domain-containing protein; the encoded protein is MDASKRPRFAIFFAPSKLDPLWALGAAWLGRDARSGYAVARPDLPGGSAERLAAVTEAPAFYGFHATLKAPFFLKKGLSLGALEERCGRIAAEMEAVPAVVLEVSELDRFLALRPPTRSVALHSLAATCVESFDDLREPLNPEVRQRYMEPGLTEVQAALLDRWGYPYVMEEFRFHITLTSRLSEPERAEVGSWARDHFGPALVSAVTVDGISLFAQPDGGAPFREIGRYPLGAR
- a CDS encoding HD domain-containing protein → MDPVEHLMQVFATEGSQRYGGEEVSQLEHALQCAVWAQAADAEAGLVAAALLHDVGHLIGREPEEDGAEAVDGRHEERGADLLAAWFPREVTEPVRLHVAAKRFLCSSDPAYFDRLSEESRRSLELQGGAFNEREAASFIARPFADSAVRLRRWDEAAKVPGAATPALDSFRPLLASLISQGGDA
- a CDS encoding response regulator; translation: MRTPRLLIIDDMPVFSAYVRDVAVGLDFDVRVARNAEDFRALHREFLPDVVSLDMVMPDGDGLQLLNWLCGQESRACVLILSGYGSSFIDAAKRLAEAKGHRRVEALRKPIDVVALQSALMSLAA
- a CDS encoding division plane positioning ATPase MipZ, with the translated sequence MDGSPLIPDEEGRRPYALVLGNEKGGSGKSTTAMHVVVALLRLGYQVGSIDLDARQGSLSRYLEHRQRQAEQTGLDLPLPNHHRVFGSEEASRRKAEAQERDSLRTAFATLSGCDFMVIDTPGSDSYLSRLGHLNADTLITPINDSFLDLDVIAEIDRERREVLGPSVYSQMVWQQNNQRVVNGRRPIDWVVMRNRLSHIEPRNKRDIGILLEKLGQRIGFRLAPGFGERVIYRELFLKGMTVLDLPAGEGAEMVNSHLAARREVGDLLRSIGLLQDQEA